Genomic window (Luteibacter yeojuensis):
GCCTTGCGCCTAGTCCATCGGTCATGGACACAAGTCGAACGGCGGCGACTATCGTGGGCGTACCAATCACCAAGGGTTCCGTCCATGGCCACTATCCACCGGCTCCTAGCCGCCTCGATCGTTTGCGGTCTCGCATCGACGGCCGCCCTCGCCACCCCGCCGTCGGGCATCGACCTCAAGGGCATCGACCACGCGGTCCAGCCCGGCGACGACTTCGACGGGTATGCCAACGGCGCCTGGAAGAAGACCGCCGAGATCCCCGCCGACCGGGCCAGCACGGGTGTCTTCCTCGAGGTGTTCCAGAAGGCGGAGAAGCGGAACGCGGACCTCATCAAGGCCGCCGGCGAAGGTCATCCCGCCGCGGGCAGCAACGAACGCCTGATCGCCGACTACTACAAGGCGTACATGGATGAGGGCGCCATCGAGAAAGCGGGGCTGAAGCCCCTCGAACCCACGCTGTCGGCCATCGACGCCATCAAGGACAAGGGCCAGCTCTCCACCGCGCTCGGTGCCCAGCTGCGCGCCGACGTGGACCCGATCAACGCGACCCACCTCGAGACCGAACACCTGCTCGGCCTGTTCGTCACGCAAGGCCTGGAAGATCCCTCGAAGAATGTCCCGTACCTGCTCCAGGGCGGACTGGGCATGCCCAACCGCGACTACTACCTGAAGAACGACAAGGACATGGTCGAGGCGCGCACGAAGTACGCCGCCTACGTCCAGGCCATCCTGACCCAGGCCGGTACGCCCGATGCGGCGGCCAAGGCGAAGGCCATCGTCGCGCTGGAAACCAAGCTCGCCCAGGCGCAGCTCTCCATCGTCGAAAGCGAGGACATCCACAAGGCGAACAACCCCTGGCCGCGCACCGCCTTCGCGACGAAGGCGCCGGGCATCGACTGGAATGCCTACTTCAAGGCGGCCGGCCTGGACGACCAGCCCACCTTCATCGTGTGGCAACCCTCGACGGTCACGAAGTTCGCCTCCCTCGTCGCCAGCGAACCGCTGGATACCTGGAAGGCCTGGATGCGCTTCCACACCATCAACGAGAACGCCGCGGGACTCCTGCCCAAGGCCTACGACGACCTCGCCTTCGGCTTCTACGGCAAGACGCTCACCGGCACGCCGAAGCAGCGCGACCGCTGGAAGCGCGGCGTGAGCCGGGTGAACGTCGACCTCGGCGATGCCGTGGGCCAGATCTACGTCAAGAAGTACTTTCCCGCCTCGTCGCGCGCGGAAGTGCAGGACATGGTGAAGAACATCCTGAAGGCCTTCGACGAGCGCGTGGACACGCTCGACTGGATGTCGGCGGCCACGAAGGAAAAGGCGAAGGCCAAGATCGCCACGATCAAGGTCGGCGTCGGCTATCCCGACACCTGGCGCGATTACTCGAAGCTGGAGATCCGCCCGGACGATCCGCTCGGCAACCACGAGCGCGCCGAACTTGCCGAATATCGGCATCAGGTCGCGAAGCTGGGTAAGCCCGTGGACCGCGACGAATGGTGGATGACCCCGCAGACGGTGAACGCGGTGAACCTGCCCCTGCAGAACGCGCTCAACTTCCCGGCGGCGATCCTCGAGGCCCCGTTCTTCGATCCGAAGGCTGACCCGGCGGCGAACTACGGTTCGATCGGCGCCGTCATCGGCCA
Coding sequences:
- a CDS encoding M13 family metallopeptidase; the encoded protein is MATIHRLLAASIVCGLASTAALATPPSGIDLKGIDHAVQPGDDFDGYANGAWKKTAEIPADRASTGVFLEVFQKAEKRNADLIKAAGEGHPAAGSNERLIADYYKAYMDEGAIEKAGLKPLEPTLSAIDAIKDKGQLSTALGAQLRADVDPINATHLETEHLLGLFVTQGLEDPSKNVPYLLQGGLGMPNRDYYLKNDKDMVEARTKYAAYVQAILTQAGTPDAAAKAKAIVALETKLAQAQLSIVESEDIHKANNPWPRTAFATKAPGIDWNAYFKAAGLDDQPTFIVWQPSTVTKFASLVASEPLDTWKAWMRFHTINENAAGLLPKAYDDLAFGFYGKTLTGTPKQRDRWKRGVSRVNVDLGDAVGQIYVKKYFPASSRAEVQDMVKNILKAFDERVDTLDWMSAATKEKAKAKIATIKVGVGYPDTWRDYSKLEIRPDDPLGNHERAELAEYRHQVAKLGKPVDRDEWWMTPQTVNAVNLPLQNALNFPAAILEAPFFDPKADPAANYGSIGAVIGHEISHSFDNTGAEFDAQGRLANWWTPADEKHFKEAGQRLVQQFNQYEPLPGLHINGQQTLGENIADVSGLAIAYAAYKESLGGKPAPTIDGLTGDQRFFLAFAQSWRTKTRDAALRQQVIGDGHAPGEFRAQTVRNLDPWYDAFQPKPGQKLYLDPKQRVRIW